A genomic region of Ferrimicrobium sp. contains the following coding sequences:
- a CDS encoding type II toxin-antitoxin system prevent-host-death family antitoxin, which yields MEVGVRELKNNLSRYLAKVGTGDEVIVTDRGRAIARITPIGTQRTLDRLIAEGIVTPAPVVKKDAPTKRVRPRQAVSPLIADQRH from the coding sequence ATGGAAGTTGGCGTTCGGGAGCTGAAGAACAACCTCAGCCGCTATCTAGCCAAGGTTGGCACTGGTGATGAGGTCATTGTCACTGATCGCGGTCGGGCAATCGCCAGGATTACCCCGATCGGAACGCAGAGGACGCTAGACCGTCTCATAGCAGAGGGAATCGTGACGCCGGCCCCGGTCGTAAAGAAGGATGCCCCTACAAAACGGGTACGTCCGAGACAGGCGGTTAGCCCGCTCATAGCGGATCAGCGTCATTGA
- a CDS encoding DUF1778 domain-containing protein → MSTVDDRHKGRINLRVDSDQEARLRAAAEANGESLTGFLLAAGAERADVVLERKRRIAIDADAFEKFLGALDAEPEPMPTLVRYASEPGPIPSQ, encoded by the coding sequence ATGAGCACAGTGGATGACAGGCACAAAGGCAGAATCAATCTCAGAGTCGATTCCGATCAAGAGGCTCGCCTGCGGGCCGCTGCCGAGGCGAACGGGGAGAGTCTGACTGGCTTTCTTCTCGCTGCTGGAGCAGAGCGTGCAGACGTGGTGCTTGAGCGAAAACGGCGTATTGCTATCGACGCAGATGCCTTCGAGAAGTTTCTTGGCGCTCTTGATGCCGAGCCCGAGCCGATGCCCACCCTCGTACGGTACGCCTCAGAACCCGGTCCGATCCCCTCGCAGTGA
- a CDS encoding type II toxin-antitoxin system VapC family toxin: protein MIAYFDTSSLVPLLVEEAGSQRASLLWDQADHIAGVRLLYAECCAALAMAARLGRLSTRALRMAVTGLEVLYQQIDIVEVSDSLVRRAGVLAEIHSLRGYDAIHLAAGETISGQDVVFVAGDAQLYEAAKSLGLAVAST from the coding sequence TTGATTGCCTATTTCGATACTTCCTCTCTGGTGCCGCTTCTCGTGGAAGAAGCAGGCTCTCAACGGGCCAGTTTGTTATGGGACCAGGCCGATCATATCGCCGGAGTTCGTCTTCTTTACGCCGAATGCTGTGCAGCGCTGGCCATGGCGGCCCGGCTCGGACGACTGAGCACGAGAGCGTTACGCATGGCAGTGACTGGTCTTGAAGTGCTCTATCAGCAGATTGACATTGTGGAAGTCTCCGACAGTTTGGTCCGGCGTGCCGGAGTCTTGGCCGAGATCCATTCCCTACGGGGTTACGATGCCATACACTTAGCCGCTGGGGAGACGATCAGCGGACAAGACGTTGTGTTCGTAGCTGGTGACGCGCAGTTGTACGAGGCAGCCAAGAGCCTCGGGTTAGCCGTTGCTAGCACGTAA
- a CDS encoding GNAT family N-acetyltransferase has product MTSHNVDGFDSGMPDLDRWLRRSAEVAFAAGTAATYVLCRGDVVVGYYALAMSSVVHSTAPSRLRRGMPDPVPVVLLARLAIDRGEQGHHLGGYLLVDALRRCVRGGKEFGARAVVVDAINEKAIDFYRHFDFHPLDDRRLWRRLSDIAVSLGE; this is encoded by the coding sequence TTGACCTCCCACAACGTGGATGGTTTTGACTCTGGAATGCCCGACCTCGACCGCTGGCTTCGCAGGTCGGCCGAGGTGGCATTCGCCGCAGGTACGGCAGCAACCTACGTGTTGTGTAGGGGCGATGTCGTAGTTGGCTATTACGCCTTGGCGATGAGTTCGGTGGTTCACTCTACAGCCCCTTCTCGCCTTCGCCGAGGAATGCCCGACCCAGTACCCGTTGTCCTCTTGGCTCGTCTCGCGATTGATCGGGGCGAGCAGGGTCACCACCTTGGCGGGTATCTACTCGTCGATGCCCTCCGGCGCTGCGTGAGGGGTGGAAAAGAGTTCGGTGCAAGGGCCGTGGTGGTCGATGCCATCAACGAGAAAGCCATAGATTTCTACCGACACTTTGACTTCCACCCCTTAGATGACCGTCGGCTATGGCGGCGGCTCAGTGATATCGCAGTCAGCCTCGGCGAGTGA